The Amycolatopsis mongoliensis genome includes a window with the following:
- the istB gene encoding IS21-like element helper ATPase IstB, protein MSTTVQPKPSAAAPKDGLPSQIAYLTRVLKTPTIGAFWEQLAGQARDENWSHEEYLAALLQRQVADRESKGTVMRIRTAHFPAVKTLEDFNLDHLPSLRRDVLAHLSTSTFVAKAENVILLGPPGIGKTHLAIGLGVRATQAGHSVLFDTASNWIARLTAAHHGNRLEAELKKIRRYKLIIIDEVGYIPFDQDAANLFFQLIASRYEQGSVMVTSNLPFGRWGETFSDDVVAAAMIDRLVHHAEVLTLTGDSYRTRQRRNLLRDQQQNPNQN, encoded by the coding sequence GTGAGCACAACCGTCCAGCCCAAACCGTCGGCCGCAGCGCCGAAAGACGGGCTGCCGTCCCAGATCGCTTATCTCACCCGGGTGCTCAAGACCCCGACGATCGGGGCGTTCTGGGAGCAGCTGGCCGGCCAGGCCCGGGACGAGAACTGGTCCCATGAGGAATACCTCGCCGCACTGTTGCAGCGCCAGGTCGCCGACCGCGAATCCAAAGGCACCGTGATGCGGATCCGCACCGCCCACTTCCCGGCGGTCAAGACCCTGGAGGACTTCAACCTCGACCACCTGCCCTCGCTGCGTCGCGACGTGCTGGCGCACCTGTCGACCAGCACGTTCGTCGCGAAGGCCGAGAATGTGATTCTGCTCGGCCCGCCCGGCATCGGCAAAACCCACCTGGCGATCGGGCTCGGAGTCAGGGCCACCCAGGCAGGCCACTCGGTGCTGTTCGACACCGCCAGCAACTGGATCGCCCGGCTCACCGCCGCCCATCACGGCAACCGGCTGGAGGCTGAGCTGAAGAAGATCCGCCGCTACAAGCTGATCATCATCGACGAGGTCGGCTACATCCCGTTCGACCAGGACGCGGCGAACCTGTTCTTCCAGCTCATCGCCTCCCGCTACGAGCAGGGCTCGGTGATGGTGACCTCGAACCTGCCGTTCGGCCGCTGGGGCGAGACCTTCTCCGACGATGTCGTCGCCGCGGCCATGATCGACCGTCTGGTCCACCACGCCGAGGTTCTCACCCTCACCGGCGACTCCTACCGGACCCGCCAACGCCGCAATCTGCTGCGCGACCAGCAGCAGAACCCCAACCAGAACTAG
- the istA gene encoding IS21 family transposase, giving the protein MLNVEDWAEIRRLHRAEGVPIKEIARRLGVARNTVRAALRSDGPPSYQRASRGSVADAFEPQIRALLAEWPRMPGPVIAQKIGWPYSMSPLKKKLAVLRPEYAGIDPVDRVVYAPGQIAQCDLWFPEPRIPVAAGQERVLPVLVMTLCFSRFLTATMIPSRQAGDILSGMWQLINGIGRVTKQLVWDRESAIGGTGRVSVPAAAFVGTLAAKIVLAPPRDPEFKGMVERNNQFLETSFLPGRVFTGPADFNTQLEDWLVRANNRTVRSIQGRPVELLETDYQAMLPLPPVAPPIGLNQRVRLGRDYYVRVDTVDYSVDPRMIGRFVDVTASPDEVTVFCDGQLVARHGRCWAKQVVVTDPAHQAAAALLRKNFAAERLRREVSGETRRHADGHVVAMRALPDYDALFGVDFTAPPTKASNT; this is encoded by the coding sequence GTGTTGAACGTGGAGGACTGGGCGGAGATCCGCCGGTTGCATCGGGCTGAGGGTGTGCCGATCAAGGAGATTGCCCGGCGGTTGGGGGTCGCGCGGAACACGGTCCGGGCGGCGTTGAGGTCGGACGGTCCGCCGTCGTATCAGCGGGCGTCGCGAGGGTCGGTGGCGGACGCGTTCGAGCCGCAGATCCGGGCGCTGCTGGCGGAGTGGCCGCGGATGCCAGGCCCGGTGATCGCGCAGAAGATCGGCTGGCCGTACTCGATGTCGCCGCTGAAGAAGAAGCTGGCCGTGTTGCGGCCGGAGTATGCCGGGATCGATCCGGTCGACCGGGTCGTCTACGCGCCCGGCCAGATCGCCCAGTGCGACCTGTGGTTTCCCGAGCCACGGATCCCGGTCGCCGCGGGCCAGGAAAGGGTGCTGCCGGTGCTGGTGATGACGCTGTGCTTCTCGCGGTTCCTGACCGCGACGATGATCCCGTCGCGGCAGGCTGGGGACATCCTGTCGGGGATGTGGCAGCTGATCAACGGGATCGGCCGGGTCACCAAGCAGCTGGTCTGGGACCGGGAGTCCGCGATCGGCGGGACCGGGCGGGTCAGCGTCCCGGCCGCGGCGTTCGTCGGCACTCTGGCCGCGAAGATCGTGCTCGCGCCGCCGCGGGACCCGGAGTTCAAGGGCATGGTCGAGCGGAACAACCAGTTTCTGGAGACCTCGTTCCTGCCCGGCCGGGTCTTCACCGGCCCGGCCGACTTCAACACCCAGCTTGAGGACTGGCTGGTCCGGGCGAACAACCGGACCGTCCGGTCGATCCAGGGCCGCCCGGTCGAGCTGCTGGAAACCGACTACCAGGCCATGCTGCCACTGCCGCCGGTCGCCCCGCCGATCGGGCTGAACCAGCGGGTCCGGCTCGGGCGGGACTACTACGTGCGGGTCGACACCGTCGACTACTCCGTCGACCCACGGATGATCGGCCGGTTCGTTGACGTCACCGCCTCGCCGGATGAGGTGACGGTGTTCTGCGACGGGCAACTCGTCGCCCGGCATGGCCGCTGCTGGGCCAAGCAGGTCGTGGTCACCGACCCGGCCCACCAGGCCGCCGCGGCCTTGCTGCGGAAGAACTTCGCGGCCGAACGCCTGCGCCGCGAGGTCTCCGGCGAGACCCGCCGTCACGCCGACGGACACGTCGTCGCGATGCGGGCCCTGCCGGACTACGACGCGCTCTTCGGCGTCGATTTCACTGCACCACCAACGAAAGCGAGCAACACGTGA